From the genome of Halococcus agarilyticus:
GAGGACTTCGCGTGTCCGCACTGCCAGAGCTACAATGCAGAGATCCTCCCCGAAATCGAGTCGGAGTACATCGAACCCGGGACGATACGGTACGAGCACCACGACTTCCCGCTCCCGGTCGACGATCCGCAGTCGTACTACGCGGCGAACGCGGCCCGCGCCGTGCAAGATCGGGCCGGTGACGAGCAGTTCTGGACCTACGCGGGCCTGCTCTTCGAGAACCAGTCCTCGCTCGGCGGAGACCGCTACGCGTCGCTGGCCGACGAGGTGGGCGTCGACAGCGATCAGGTTCGAACCGCCGCGACGAGCCGTGTCTACCGGAACACCGTCATGGGCGGCAGGGAGCAGGGCGAAGAACGGGGTGTGACTGGAACCCCGGGCGTTCTCGTCGACGGGAACGTCCTCTCGGGGTACTCCTTCGACGCGATCAGCTCCGCCATCGAATCGGCACGATAGCACACCATGCAGAGCGAACCCCCGGTCTGGGTGCTCCGACTCGGCCATCGACCGGGCCGTGACGAGCGGATGAGCACTCACGTCGGGCTGACCGCTCGCGCGCTCGGAGCCGATCGGGTCGTGTTCGCCGGCAGTGCCGACGGACCCCAAAAGACAGTCAGCGACATCACGGGACGCTTCGGCGGCCCGTTCGACGTCGAGGCGCGCGAGTCCTACCGACCGCTGCTCCGCGAGTGGGACGGCCAGGTCGTGCATCTCACGATGTACGGGCTCCCGATCGAGGACTGTGAGTCTGAGATCCGGGCGGCCCACCGATCCGAGCCCCTGCTCGTGGTCGTCGGCGCGGAGAAGGTGGCTGGCGAAGTGTACGACGCCGCCGACTGGAACATTGGAATCACCAACCAGCCCCACTCCGAGGTCGCCTCGCTCGCGGTGTTCCTCGATCGGCTGTTCGAGGGCCGCGAACTCGATCGGGAGTGGACGGACGCCGAGCGGACGGTCGTGCCCCAGGAGCGCGGCAAGCGCGTCGAACGCTCCGAGTGACGGTCTCGCAGACGAGCCGGGGTAAACGATGGATTTACCCGCCCTGATGCCCGAAGACGGGCAATGGCGTTTGAGGACCTCCTCGAAGACCCCGTGGTCCAGACCTATCTCCACGAACTCGTCGGCCCGCGCGGGATGCCCGTCGCCGCCGCACCGCCCGATGGCGAAGTGACCGACGAGGAGTTGGCCGAGGACCTCGGCCTCGAACTCAACGACGTCCGGCGGGCGCTGTTCATCCTCTACGAAAACGATCTCGCGAGCTACCGCCGGCTCCGCGACGAGGACTCGGGGTGGCTCACCTACCTCTGGACGTTCGAATACGAGTCGATCCCCGGCAATCTCCAGGACGAGATGGGGCGGCTGCTGGAGGCGTTGGAGGAGCGCCGGGAGTACGAGCGTGACAACGAGTTCTACCTGTGTGAGGTCGACTCGCTCCGGTTCGAGTTCGGCGAGGCGATGGAGTTCGGGTTCGAGTGCCCCCAGTGTGGCTCCGCGCTCGAATCGATGGAGAACGACCGGTTGATCGACGCGATGGACGAGCGCATCGACGAGCTCCACGACACGCTCACCGTCCCCGCCTGATGGTCGTTCTCGCCACCAAGTGCTACGTCGAGGGGGACGCCCGCGAGCGTGCGCTCACCGGACTTGAGTCGCTCGTCGACAACGCGATCGGCGATCTCGAAGTGACGTACGAGGTGGGGGTCCGTCACGACGACTTCCCCTCGGTGACGGTCGAAGGGGAGGACGGGGTGGCCGCACGGAACGTCCTCGGCGAGGAGTGGGGCGCGATCACGCCCGAGTTCGAACGAGGCGAAACCTACACCGGAACCCTCGAATCGTGGGACGAGTCGGGGTTCGTGCTCGACGCCGGCGAGGAGATCCGTGTGCCGGCCGACGAGATCGGGTTGGGGCCCGGGAGTCCCGAACAGGTCCGGACGCGGTACGGCCTCGTCCAGCATCTCCCCCTCCAGTTCGTCTACGGCGAGCCGTCGCGCCTGGCCGACGACGAGCGCGATCGGCTGTACGACTGGACGCGGGGCACAGGGCGAGTGAACGTCAACAGCGCGACCCGTGGAGAGGCGCGCGCGACCGTCAACCGCGCGGGCCACGCGAACGACATCGTGACCGTCGAGCGGCTCGGCCTCCTCGAACAGAGCGTGATCTGTCGCGAGGGGACCGATCCACCGGGGCTGCTCGCGAGCATCGGTGGGTATCTGCCCGCCGAGCTCCTCTGTGTCGTCCCATGACGCGACGGCGGCTCCTCGCGTTCGGGCTCCTCGTCGGGCTCGTCGCGCTCGCGGGCTGCTCGTCGATCCTCGGCCCGGGAGCGGGCGGTGGGGGCGACGCCGCCAACACGAGCTACGACTGGGACACCGACGCGAACGCCACGATAAACGTCACCGGCGGGAGCTACGAGGCGGTCTACGCGGTCCAGAACGAATCGACGTTCCCGGTCTTCCGGCGGAACGAGCTCGGTCAGAACCAGCCGCTGGGGGTCTCCGCGCTGCAGTTCCGGTACCCCGACGGCCGGGTGGTGACGGCGGACGAGACGCCGGGGTTCAACACCTCGACCGAGCGCGAGCGCGCCGTCATCAACCTCCCCGCGAGGAACGGGAAGCTCGGGTTCACCGCGTCGGCCCAGGGCAAGCGCTTCACCACCCGGACGTTCGTCGAGGGGTCCTACGAGGTCACGATCCCGAAGGGGATGCGGGTCGACTACGAGCCGCTCGCGAAGGTGTCTCCCGGCTACACGAACAAGCGGATGGTCGACGGGCGAGTGCAGATCAGGTGGGACGACGTCGAGTCCAGCGCCGTGGTGGTGCGGTACTACCTCCAGCGCGACCTGTACCTCTTCATCGCCGGGGCCGCCGTGCTGGTGCTCGTGGCGGCCGGCGGCGCGCTCTACTACCTCCGGCAGATCCGCGATCTCGAACGCCGGCGGAAGGAGGCAGGGCCGGACGTCGACACCGGCAGCAGCTCCGACGACGGGCCGCCGGGATTCGGATAGATACGCCCCGGTCGCCGTTCACCTTGGAGCGGTGGCGCGCGGGAGCGGTGCGAGGCGCGAACGAAGAGAGGGCCTCGTTGCGAACGGGGAGGCACGACCCGTGAGCGCACGGTTCGCGCGAGGGATGACTGAGCGGAGTGAGCGAAGCGAGCGCAGCGAGGGAGTCGGCTGGGGAGGGGGTGGCCTACGGTACTCGTTTGTTCCGGGACTCTCCCACGACATTTCGGCCGCTGTCAGGGGCCCCTCGACAGTATCTCGCGTAATCGAAAGAGATAGCAAACGAACTGATTCCGTTCAGGCCGGCAACCCGTTCTGGTCGACGCGGTAGATCGTCACGTCCTCGAACTGCCTGGCGACCTCGACGCCCCGGAGATCCGCGACGGCGATCCGCTCGTACGCCGCGCGCTCGTTCGGGCCGACGTAGACGTACCGGACGTCGTACTCGCGGAGAAGCTGTGCCTGGTCCACGGGACGCCCTTCGTAGATGGTTTCGACGTCCGCGACGCGCTCGCGGTACGCTTCGTCGCCCCGGTAGCCGGTCTCGTGGCTCCAGCCCGCGACCGTCGGCAGCCCCGTCAGACTGGAGGGGGCGTTCACCCAGCGGTAGGGTTTGCGGGGGTCGTCGTTGCACCAGCAACCAGGCAGCGAGACGATGTGGGGCTGGCCGGATCGGTCGTCGAGCCACGCGATGGCGGCCGCCTCGTCGGGGTGGGTCGCCGGGACGAACGCGCGCGCGTCGAGCGTGGGGTCGTCGACGCTCGTCACCGGGCTCTCGCTCGTGAACTGGTCGGTGAGCGCGAGGCCGCCGTAGATCGATGTCGAGAGGACGACCAGCGCGAGCAGCGCGCGGCCGGCGATCCGCCATCGGCCCGCCATCGCGTCGGCGACCCCGGCGGGGCGGGCGTCGACCAGCCACGCGGCCATCGCGCCCGCTGCAGTCGCGAAGAGGACCCAGATCTGCGCATAGGTCTTGAACACCGTGTTGAACCGTCCCGGTCCCGCGTTCTCCTGGATGTAGACGAACTCGACCAGCAGGACGAGTCCCGCCCCCGCGACCAGCAGGACAGTCTCGTAGCCGACGGTCGCCCCGACGAGCGAGTCGCGGGTGGCGACGCCGCCATCGGATTCGGCGGGGTGTCGTCGGCTGCTGTCGACGAACGCCGATCGAGCACCGCTCGAACCGGCGTTCCGCCGGGTCACAAGCACGAGCCATCCCACGAGGAGCAGCGGACCGAACACTACGACGGCGGCCGCATCGGCCAGCCACGCGATCGCGACCAGGCCGGCGAGCGCGGCGAGCACCGCCTCGCGCGTCCGGGTGCCGAGCGAGCGCGCGTGGACGGCGAGATACGGCACGAACACGAGGAGGAACGCGCCGTAGACGAGCAACAGCGGGCCGAGCGCGCTCCGTTCCGGGAGGAAGGCGACCGCGCGCCCGCTCGCCGAACCGAGCCAGAACGGGATCGACCACGCGACTCCGAGTGCGAGGACGACCGCCGCGGCCGCGAGCGCGCTCGCCGTCCTGCGCACTTCTCCGCGGAGGCTGGAGCCGGCGGACGACCGCAGGCGAGCCGCGATCCGCTCGGGAAACAGCGACACCGGGTCGGCGTCGGCGAACGTCATCGCGAGCCACCCGATCCCGGCGACGGTCGGAAAGCTCCACGTGTTGACGACCGCGAGCAGGCCCGCGATCGGCGGCACAGCGCCGAACGCGAGGAGTCGCCGTCGCAACACCGCGTCGGCGGGCGCACAGTAGTAGGCGAACCAGCACGCCGCCGCCAGCAGGAGGAAGGGCGTGCTCAGCATGTGGGCGTGGAGATCGCCGTTGAGCCACGCGAACAGCGGGAACTCGTTGACCGTCCCCGGAATGACGCGGCTCGCGTCCCAGTAGCCGAACGCCGCGGGTGAGGCCGCGAGCCCCGTGATCTCGATGCCGAGCCAGGCGGCGACCGACTCCGTCACACCGTCGGGAAGCGCCCACAGCACCGCTCGACCGGCGGTTTCGAGATTGCTCGCGAACCCGACGAGGAACGCCGCGATCACACCAGCGGTGCGGGGCGATCGACCGCGTTCGGCCGCGATCGCCCCGGCGAGTCCGTAGGCCGCGGTCACGACCATCGCGAAAAAGCCCGCGAGCGCGAGGTTGTACGCGTAGCGCGCCTCCGTGAACGTGAGCTTCGCGAGCAGCGTCGTGAGGAGGTGACCGCCGTAGTAATACTGGACCGGCTCGCCGGCGAACCAGACGTCCTCCGGTGGGAGCCGGGTCGTTCGGGAGAGGGACTTGAGAAGACCGAAATCGAGGAACTTCTCGCCGCCACCCGGATGCACCGCCGGATCGACCGCCCGGATCGCGATCATGAACAGGAAGGCGAGCGCGAACACCACCACCGGGGCGAGCGCTCGCCTGGCGTCGATGTCGTCGCGGTCGAGCCGTCGAAGCGAGAGCCCCGACAGCGCCACGAGGACCGCGATCCCGGCGACGAGGCCGGCGACGAGCGAGAGGTGACCGACCCAGTAGGCGACGCAACCGACGACCGCGAGCGAGAGCGGGAGCGCGAGCGCGGCTCCATGGTCGGGGAATCGCCGGAAAAGAAGTGCAGCGAGAGGCGCACCCGCCAGTCCGAGGGCAAAGAGGACGGCGAGCCACCGGACGACGAGACCGTACTCCATGCCGAAACCCGGGAACCGGTGCATATCCCTCTTGTGGGATCGGCGAGCGTGAACGGACGGAAGCGGAGTTCGGGCCGGCGGTTCCGAACCCCTTTTGTCCGCGCCCGCGGAGGTGGCCCCATGCACCGGTCCGTCGGGGTCGTCGTGCCGGCCTACCGGCCCGACGTCGAGCGCCTCGCGACCTACGTCGCCGCGATCGACGAGCGCTGCGCCCCGACGACGATCCGGATCGAACTCGACGCCCCCCGGTCCGGGGTGGCCGACCGACTCGCGGACCTCTCGGCGACCGTCGCCACGTCGCCCCACCGGCGGGGGAAGGGGCGCGCGATCACCGCCGGGTTCGAGGCGCTCGACACCGACGTGCTCGCCTTCGCCGACGCCGACGGGAGCACGCCCGCCGACTCGCTCGCCGACGTGATCGCGCCGGTCGAGGGAGGCGGAGCGGATCTCGCGGTCGGCTCGCGCCGCCACCCCGACGCGACGATCGCGCGCCACCGGACGTTCGCGCGCCGCCGGCTCGGCGACACGTTCGCGTGGCTCGCCCGGCGGCTGGTCGCCCCCCAACTGTTCGACTACCAGTGTGGCGCGAAGGCGATCTCGCGGGAGGCGTGGGAACGGATCCGCGAACACCTCTACGAGCCGGGCTTCGCGTGGGACATCGAGCTGGTGGCGATGGCGGATGCGTTCGGGCTCTCGATCGAGGAGGTGCCGATCACGTGGCACGACCAGCCCGATTCGACCGTCTCGCCGATCGAGACGTCGGTCGCGCTCGCGCAGGGGTTGCTCGCCGCCAGGCACCGCGCGGCGCTGATCACCGAAAGCCGCCTCCACGGCGCGATCGCCGCACGCCGGGAGGCCCCGACAGCGCTCGTCGACGCGGGCCGTCCCGACCGATGAGCGCACGCTCGCTGCTGGCCGACCTCCGGGCACGCCTCGCGAGCGGACGGGTGACGGGGCGAGTGCTCGAACTGGTGTCGGCGGTCCGCTTCGGCCAGTTCGCCTCGGTCGGCGTCGTCGGCGCGCTATTCGACGTGACGACCGCGACGGCGCTGCGCGAGCTCGGTGTCTTCCCCGAGATCGCCGTCTTCGTCGGCATCGAGGTCTCGGTCGTCGTCATGTTTCTCCTCAACGACAACTGGACGTTCGCCGAGGAGGGCAGGGGTGGACTCCGCCCGACGCTCCGACGACTGCTCCGCTCGAACCTCGTCCGAACGGGTGGAATCCTGGTCCAGCTCGTGACCTTCCGATTGCTCTATCGTGTGGTCGCGGTCGACCTCGCCGTCGCGGGTCTCGACGGGTGGTTCGTCGTCTCGAAGGTCGCCGGGATCGGCGCGGGCCTGCTCGTCAACTACGTCGCCGAGAGCCTGCTCACGTGGCGGGTCCACACGGGTCCCGGCGACGGATGAATCACAACCCTTAACCAACGGACAGCGATACGAGAGAGTAGCGGGATAGGATAGCCAGGAGATTCCGGCGGGCTCATAACCCGCAGACCGGTAGTTCAAATCTACCT
Proteins encoded in this window:
- a CDS encoding DUF2298 domain-containing protein, encoding MEYGLVVRWLAVLFALGLAGAPLAALLFRRFPDHGAALALPLSLAVVGCVAYWVGHLSLVAGLVAGIAVLVALSGLSLRRLDRDDIDARRALAPVVVFALAFLFMIAIRAVDPAVHPGGGEKFLDFGLLKSLSRTTRLPPEDVWFAGEPVQYYYGGHLLTTLLAKLTFTEARYAYNLALAGFFAMVVTAAYGLAGAIAAERGRSPRTAGVIAAFLVGFASNLETAGRAVLWALPDGVTESVAAWLGIEITGLAASPAAFGYWDASRVIPGTVNEFPLFAWLNGDLHAHMLSTPFLLLAAACWFAYYCAPADAVLRRRLLAFGAVPPIAGLLAVVNTWSFPTVAGIGWLAMTFADADPVSLFPERIAARLRSSAGSSLRGEVRRTASALAAAAVVLALGVAWSIPFWLGSASGRAVAFLPERSALGPLLLVYGAFLLVFVPYLAVHARSLGTRTREAVLAALAGLVAIAWLADAAAVVVFGPLLLVGWLVLVTRRNAGSSGARSAFVDSSRRHPAESDGGVATRDSLVGATVGYETVLLVAGAGLVLLVEFVYIQENAGPGRFNTVFKTYAQIWVLFATAAGAMAAWLVDARPAGVADAMAGRWRIAGRALLALVVLSTSIYGGLALTDQFTSESPVTSVDDPTLDARAFVPATHPDEAAAIAWLDDRSGQPHIVSLPGCWCNDDPRKPYRWVNAPSSLTGLPTVAGWSHETGYRGDEAYRERVADVETIYEGRPVDQAQLLREYDVRYVYVGPNERAAYERIAVADLRGVEVARQFEDVTIYRVDQNGLPA
- a CDS encoding DUF5803 family protein: MTRRRLLAFGLLVGLVALAGCSSILGPGAGGGGDAANTSYDWDTDANATINVTGGSYEAVYAVQNESTFPVFRRNELGQNQPLGVSALQFRYPDGRVVTADETPGFNTSTERERAVINLPARNGKLGFTASAQGKRFTTRTFVEGSYEVTIPKGMRVDYEPLAKVSPGYTNKRMVDGRVQIRWDDVESSAVVVRYYLQRDLYLFIAGAAVLVLVAAGGALYYLRQIRDLERRRKEAGPDVDTGSSSDDGPPGFG
- a CDS encoding GtrA family protein, producing the protein MSARSLLADLRARLASGRVTGRVLELVSAVRFGQFASVGVVGALFDVTTATALRELGVFPEIAVFVGIEVSVVVMFLLNDNWTFAEEGRGGLRPTLRRLLRSNLVRTGGILVQLVTFRLLYRVVAVDLAVAGLDGWFVVSKVAGIGAGLLVNYVAESLLTWRVHTGPGDG
- a CDS encoding DUF2110 family protein; protein product: MVVLATKCYVEGDARERALTGLESLVDNAIGDLEVTYEVGVRHDDFPSVTVEGEDGVAARNVLGEEWGAITPEFERGETYTGTLESWDESGFVLDAGEEIRVPADEIGLGPGSPEQVRTRYGLVQHLPLQFVYGEPSRLADDERDRLYDWTRGTGRVNVNSATRGEARATVNRAGHANDIVTVERLGLLEQSVICREGTDPPGLLASIGGYLPAELLCVVP
- a CDS encoding transcription factor, giving the protein MAFEDLLEDPVVQTYLHELVGPRGMPVAAAPPDGEVTDEELAEDLGLELNDVRRALFILYENDLASYRRLRDEDSGWLTYLWTFEYESIPGNLQDEMGRLLEALEERREYERDNEFYLCEVDSLRFEFGEAMEFGFECPQCGSALESMENDRLIDAMDERIDELHDTLTVPA
- a CDS encoding glycosyltransferase → MHRSVGVVVPAYRPDVERLATYVAAIDERCAPTTIRIELDAPRSGVADRLADLSATVATSPHRRGKGRAITAGFEALDTDVLAFADADGSTPADSLADVIAPVEGGGADLAVGSRRHPDATIARHRTFARRRLGDTFAWLARRLVAPQLFDYQCGAKAISREAWERIREHLYEPGFAWDIELVAMADAFGLSIEEVPITWHDQPDSTVSPIETSVALAQGLLAARHRAALITESRLHGAIAARREAPTALVDAGRPDR
- a CDS encoding tRNA (cytidine(56)-2'-O)-methyltransferase — encoded protein: MQSEPPVWVLRLGHRPGRDERMSTHVGLTARALGADRVVFAGSADGPQKTVSDITGRFGGPFDVEARESYRPLLREWDGQVVHLTMYGLPIEDCESEIRAAHRSEPLLVVVGAEKVAGEVYDAADWNIGITNQPHSEVASLAVFLDRLFEGRELDREWTDAERTVVPQERGKRVERSE
- a CDS encoding DsbA family protein, which codes for MDRTRESAAGSSNRGRSPSVDRRRALLGAAGLATTALAGCLGSGSSGSSGSATTRSGDPLSAPVKGDPEASVTVAVYEDFACPHCQSYNAEILPEIESEYIEPGTIRYEHHDFPLPVDDPQSYYAANAARAVQDRAGDEQFWTYAGLLFENQSSLGGDRYASLADEVGVDSDQVRTAATSRVYRNTVMGGREQGEERGVTGTPGVLVDGNVLSGYSFDAISSAIESAR